Proteins from one Bradyrhizobium roseum genomic window:
- a CDS encoding MFS transporter — MNKPVIVSEETATAPVIVQEAAPGLAAQAAATGPAYVVLACISFSHFLNDTMQSLIASVYPILKDAYALDYGQIGMITLAFQFTASLLQPVVGHFTDKKAQPFSLAIGMGFTFFGLLLLSVAHFYPIILIAAALVGLGSAVFHPESARIARLASGGRYGFAQSVFQLGGSFGTSMGPVLAALIVVPFGQPSIAWFSSIAFLAIVILWRIGIWYRPQIVTRTSAAVERHPDHPDSRRVKIALAVLVALLFSKQLYVSSLSSYYIFYLIEKFQVSTQAAQLYLFIFLASNAAGAFFGGPLGDRYGRKYVLWFSVLGALPFTLALPYAGLVGSAVLTVFIGLILSSATSSIIVFAQELMPHRFGMISGVFFGVAFGIGGLGAAVLGRLADHTGIAFVYHLCAFLPALGLLAVFLPKMPKHAR, encoded by the coding sequence TTGAACAAGCCCGTCATCGTTTCGGAGGAGACTGCGACCGCGCCGGTGATCGTGCAGGAAGCGGCGCCGGGCCTCGCCGCCCAAGCGGCGGCCACGGGGCCGGCCTATGTCGTGCTGGCGTGTATTAGCTTCTCGCATTTCCTCAACGACACCATGCAGTCGTTGATCGCCTCGGTCTATCCGATCCTGAAGGACGCCTACGCGCTGGACTACGGCCAGATCGGCATGATCACACTGGCGTTCCAGTTCACGGCGTCGCTGCTGCAGCCGGTGGTCGGGCATTTCACCGACAAAAAGGCGCAACCGTTCTCGCTGGCGATCGGTATGGGCTTTACCTTTTTCGGCCTGCTGCTGCTGAGTGTCGCGCATTTCTATCCCATCATCCTGATCGCGGCCGCGCTGGTCGGCCTCGGCTCGGCGGTGTTCCATCCGGAGTCGGCGCGGATCGCGCGGCTCGCCTCGGGTGGGCGGTATGGCTTTGCGCAATCGGTGTTCCAACTCGGCGGCAGTTTTGGCACGTCGATGGGGCCGGTGCTGGCGGCGCTGATCGTGGTGCCGTTCGGCCAGCCAAGCATCGCGTGGTTCTCGTCGATCGCGTTTCTGGCAATCGTGATCCTGTGGCGGATCGGCATCTGGTACAGGCCGCAGATCGTGACGAGGACGTCCGCGGCGGTCGAGCGGCATCCGGACCACCCGGATTCACGGCGTGTGAAAATCGCGCTTGCGGTGCTGGTCGCGCTGCTGTTCTCCAAGCAGCTCTACGTCTCCAGCCTGTCGAGCTACTACATCTTCTACCTGATCGAAAAATTTCAGGTCTCGACGCAGGCGGCCCAGCTCTATCTCTTCATCTTCCTCGCATCCAACGCGGCGGGAGCGTTCTTCGGCGGGCCGCTCGGCGATCGCTACGGCCGTAAATACGTCCTCTGGTTCTCGGTCCTCGGCGCGCTGCCGTTCACGCTGGCGCTACCCTATGCGGGTCTGGTCGGAAGCGCGGTTCTCACCGTGTTCATCGGCCTCATCCTCTCATCGGCGACTTCCTCGATCATCGTGTTCGCGCAGGAATTGATGCCGCACCGCTTCGGAATGATCTCCGGCGTGTTCTTCGGCGTCGCCTTTGGCATCGGCGGGCTCGGCGCCGCCGTGCTCGGCAGGCTCGCCGACCACACCGGCATCGCCTTTGTCTATCACCTTTGCGCGTTTCTGCCCGCGCTGGGACTGCTCGCGGTGTTCCTGCCGAAGATGCCGAAGCACGCACGCTGA